TTGCAATCCGTAAACGAGATTCTCGTGCTCGGCTGGCGTTACGGGGTTAAAGCGCTGGCGATGCTGATGATCAGCGGCCCCGCTTTCATTCTCGCTGCGCACACAAATTTCATGGGCCTCGGTTTCGACCGCAGCTTTGTTATCGGCCCGGTTGCGGTAGGCCGCTTTTTGACCTCAGTTCCCGAGCAGGTGGCGCAGGCGATTCTGACCGCGGGGGTTGTCTTGTTTTTTTTCTTCGGCAGCCCTGATCGCAAATTTTTTACTCGTCCGCTCGCTGCGCTTTGGGACTTCTACGGTTTTTCTACCGGGCTTCTGGGAGATTTTCTCTCATACATACGCCTCTTTGCGCTGGCGCTCGCCGGTGGGCTGCTCGGCAATGCGTTTAACCAGATTGCATTTATGCTGCTGCCAAGAACTGCTGCAGGTGCTACCGACTATGCCTCGCCTTGGATCGTAGGCACAGTGCTGATACTCGTGGTTGGGCATACGCTCAATTTTGCACTCGGAGCGTTGGGCGCATTCGTGCACCCGTTGCGCCTGACATTCGTCGAATTTTATAAGAACATCAATTTCAGGGGCGGCGGCAGACTATACAATCCGTTTCGCCGTGCCCAGGCGTGACCTTAAGGAGAAAAAATGGAAACAATTATCGCAACCACAGGGCTGGCACTCATGGTGGGTCTCTCGGGCATCGGTTCAGCCATCGGGCTTTCGATGGGGGGCTCGTCAGTGCTCGGCATGATCAAAAAGAAACCCGAAGCGTTCGGCAACGCACTCGTGCTGTCAGGTTTACCGGCGACGCAGGGGCTCTATGGTTTCGTCGCATTCATTCTCTATTCTGCCGATGTCAAAGCGGGGATCACCATGTTTCATGCGGCGGTAGTTTTCGGTGCAGGCCTCGCGGTGGGGTTGGTATGTTTCATTTCGGCGATTCAGCAGGCGAATGTCTGCTCGAGCGGTATTCAGGCAATCGGCGGCGGCCATGATGCTTTCGGCAAGACGATGATTCTTGCCGCATTTCCCGAATTTTACGCCATTCTTTCGCTCGTTGCGGCGATCTTGATGAAAGGCCTGCTATAGCAACACGATTGCGCCGCAAAAGCTATTTACGCGCTATGCGCATGCCATAGGTGACACCGATGTCGGGAGTGCTGCTCAGTCGAGACCCCGCACAGCTTGAAGTCAGTCTACGCGATTTACATCTACCCTTTCAGCCCCAGGTGCTTTCGGCGGTGCTCGGTCTGCGCGATGATACGCGCATGGATTTCATTGAACTCGATCGGCTGATTCGGGCAGATCAGAATATCGCTTCGATCATTCTCAAGATGGCCAACTCGAGTTTTTACTCGCGCGGGCAAGAGATTCGCACGTTGCCACAGGCCATTGGTATGATTGGTTTTCGCACTATCGTCTCGATTGTGGCCGCCGCTTCTGCCAAAAGTATCTTCATGAGCGGCAACTATGCCCGCTTTCGCCGCTATGTCTGGCAGCATTCGCTTGTGACGTCTATCATCGCAAAGATCATCTGCGAACAGCTGCACTGGAAAAATCTGACCGAAGAGGTCTTCATCGGGGGGCTGCTGCACGATATCGGCAAAGTGATTCTCAATCACCTCGACCGCGAGAAGTATATTGAAGTATTCAACAAAACCTTTGAAACCTCAAAACCCTTCAGAGAGGCAGAAAGGGAACTCTTCGGAGTCGACAATGGTGTCGTGGGCCAGATGGTAATCAAAATCTGGAATCTGCCCACCGTTTATCGGGAGGTCGCGGTGTTTATTCACCGGCCCGCCGATGCGGCTCTTTCTCACCTGCCTGAGAAGGACCAGCAGATTATACGCATTGTCGGTCTCGCGAACCAGATTGCCAAGGCCAATGAATTCGGATTCTTCGAAGCGAATTCTTCTGTAACAACCTCAGATTTTTTCGCGGCATTGGGCATTTTGCCCGGTTCGGCCCTGGAATCGATAAACTGGAACGAGGCGATCGAGAAAGATCCGTACTATCAGGTCTTTTCGTTTATTGGCTGACGATGGCAGAGCAAAACGCTACAGAAGCGGGAGAAATTCTCTTCGAGACAACCGCCTATGAATTGTATTCAGGGGTCAAGACCCAGATTAAAGAAGGCGTGCGCAAAGTCATCTTTGACCTCGGGCGCAGGCAGCTCGCAGGGCCGGTGATCTCCATAGTTCTCGAGCTCGCCGACAACGCGCTCAAGGCCCTTTACAAGCATGTCTTCTTTGAGTACGCGATCAAAGAAACAGGTCTCGGCGATATACCCTACGAACAGTGGAACTCGATCTTTCAAGATGAAATCGAAACGAACTATGCGCGCAATTTTGAGCGCGTCTGCCGCGAACAGGGCCTTGCGATCATTGTGCGGCTCAGCCGTCACGGTGAGTCGCTGCGGCTCGAGGTCATTAACGACGGCGCCCCGAAAAGCGAAGAATACGATTATTTGAAAAAACTGCTCAAAGACTCGGCGCATTCGCAGAGTATTTACCGTTACGTCGATGCCGAAGAGCAGACAGGCGATGGCAAGCCCGTCGAAACCCCGGGCCTTGGCTGGACCCTCATTTTTCTGACGCTCAAAGGCCTTGGACTATCGCCGCATAACTTTCAGTTTGTTGTCGGCAAGACGCGCACGACTGCCCGCGTTGATTTTCCGCTCGATGTCTTTCATGTGGGCGATGCGGGCAAGGTCAAAATACTAGAAGCGAGCGAAGCGAAAGATAAGCTCGTCGCACATATTTTTTCTGAACTGCATCTCGGCGTCGTCGTATTCAACGAAAAAGGCGATGTGCTCCAGGTCTCGCGTGACCTGCTCGACCAGCTCGGCATGCGCGAGAATAATGTTGAGGATTTTCCACGTCTGCTCAAAGCGCGCTTTGCCGAAGACGTTTTTTCAGGGCCTTTTAGCGTGAATCTGGTGAACCATTTCGAGAACTACCGGCTCAAAGTCGCAACCATCGACGGCAAACGCGAACTGCTCTTCAATATCAGTGGTATTCTCAACCGCGAGCTCAAACAGGTTGAAACCTGCTGGCAGCTGATCAACCTGACGCAAGACGCCGGCAACCTTTCTGAAGGCTCCATTTTCGAGAATGTACACCTGCAGAGTATCATCAGGCCATACATTCCCGGTATGATTCTCGAAAAAGCGCGAGACAGCCTCAGGCACGGTTTTCTGCACCTGCCCAACGAACACCGCGAACTTTCAATCTTCTTTCTCGACCTGATCGGTTTCACCACGACGAGCGAAAAACTCGATCCGGCAAAGGTGATCGATCTCTTGAACTTGTCGATGGGCATCGCCGTTAAATCGATTGAGGTACACCACGGTTATATCGACAAGTTTCTCGGCGACGGCATCATGGCGATTTTCATCGATCCGCTTGAAGCGGTGATTGCCGGCTTTGAAATTCAGAAGAACTTTGGCGGCCTCAACGAATACCGCAAAATCAGCGGTGAAGAACCGATCGAAATGCGCATCGGCATCAACACGGGAATGGTCATTCTGGGCAGCGTCGGCACGCGCAAACGTATGGACTGGACGGCACTCGGCGATGTCGTTAACACCGCCTCGCGGATAGAAAAATCCGGTGAGGCGGGCAGCGTGCTCGTGAGCCAGGCGACCTACGAAAAGGTCAAAGACCATGTTACCGTGCGCAGGTCATTCAGCCAGAAGGTGAAAGGCAAAGAGCAGCAGATCATGCTGCATTTTCTGCAAAGCGTCAGCTACCTGCGCGGCGGCGAGAAGAAACTTATCGAACTCTAACGCGCCGGCGCCCGCACGAGCAAATACTCTTTGCTGAGCGTGCCGTCTGCAAAAAGATTGATGCTGCTGCTCGCGGTTTCGTCGAAGTTCCACCAGGTGACCTCGAGCCCGTCGATTTCATAGACCGGGTTTTTGCGGTAGTAACGCACGGGCACTCTGTCTGGCAGAATTTTCCACTGCCTCAAATCGCCGAACAGGCGACGTAACACGACCCGCTTAACCCCCAGCGCAGACAGCTGTTTGAGAAATAGATCCACCTCATCGACATTGTGCTCATTTATAATGGAGCTTACTTTAACGGGGATCTCAGAAGCCTCGATGATGCGCCTCAGATCGGGTACCTTTGGCACACCCATCATGCGCGCGTAGGTCTGCGGATTCAATGTGGGCAGCGAAATACAGGCCCGGTCGTAGCGGTTGAAGATTTTGATCTTCTTCAGCGACAAAGCTCCATTGGTGTGAATCGAAATTTTTGCCTGCGGCAGATCGGCACGTACAAGATCGATCAACTGTGCTTCGTACCGGTACAGGTGAGGGTCCGTGGTCGTGCCCGTGAAAACAACCTCGCCGATCTGCAGCCGCTTAACTTCAGCGACAAATGCCTGCCAACCCAGCGGTGGAAAAATACTGAGATTGCTGGCATTTAGGTTCTCTGCGACTTCTTTGCCGATACAGAACGGGCAAAAACGGTTGCACGGGCCGGCGAACAGAATGTTGGCGAAGTCGGCGGTGTCCAAGATTTTTTTGCGAAAACTGCGTCGCACATACTCCAAGAACCAGCATTTCCTGATCATTCTGCTAGTCTACAATCTTACTACACAAACTACACTTATCAGATCCTTCTCAAGCTATACCCCAAGTATTGCCCCGACCACAACAGCCTGCTGACCAAGGAAATCTCAACCCGAAGCTATACGGTTCGTTGCTCACACTCATACTGCAAGTACCAACAATCCCGGCTCAGTCACACACCCTTACACCACTTCAGACTTCCAGTCTGGATGTTCGGGTGGGCCCTGCACGAATCCCAGGAACGCTACCCGCAAGTCCTGTCAGCCACCGAAATCCAACGTCGACTCGGTATCGCCAAGAACTCCGCACTCCTGCTCAAACGTAGACTACAGCTCCTGGCCTCCGATCAAATGAAAAAGATCAAAACCCTGATGCACGAAGAGCTAACGAAAAAGTTCATAGAGACAAAGTTACCACACCCATCCGAAGACAAACACGTTGACACGATCCTGCAATCCCGTCCCGTACCACAAGCCGACTCCGTCGTCCTGTACTCAGCTTCTCAGCGTGCAAACCAGGGGCGTAAACGATTCAAACACACCGGACAGACCGCTTCGATCTACCTGTCTGACAAACTCGGCGGAGCACAGCGCGGCCCACTCGTCCACACCCTGTCCTGGAAAGGTGGCCCTGTGATCTACGACTCAATCCCCAACAACCAAGCTCAAACACTACGGCGTTTATTGGATAAATACATCCCCAAGGATGTCCCTGTCTTCACGGATGAAGGCTACAAGTTCTACTTCCGAATCAACAAGAACCACCGCATGGTGAACCACAACAGAAAGTCATCCGATCCCCGTTACCGCTGGGCACGCAACCGCTGGTCAATCAACGGAGTTCACAACCAGGTCGCCGAAGGCAACCACCGCAACCTGAAGTACAACTTCATCGCAGGCTACTCTTACATCACACCCAAATACTCTCAACTCTACTTAAACGAATACGCCTTCTGGAAGAACCTGAAATACTACGGCTGGTCAAAGCTCACAGTCCTCCGACCCGAAGACCAAACTACAGCAACTACAAAAACCACATCACTTTCAAACCACCAACCTGTGAACGAAGTTCCAACTACATCAACTACGCGAACTACATCAAGTTCTGATACCGAATCACGTTCCGATGCTCAATCGAACTTCGATTCCACCCTGTCCCGATCATCAAAAGCTCATGCCTCCGCCAAAAAAAAGTGTATTGAATTATTAAGCGAGTCTTGTATCAACCCTGTGTCAAGGGTGCGTCCTGACATGGAAGAGGTCACCGGTTCCGCTTCGGAACGATCTTCCGGTTCAATCGTATTTCGCAAAAAATCCGGCGATACCGTACAGGGGTCGGGTGAAACTACCAAGTCCGGTCCCATCCCCCCAAGTCACGATTTGGGTAAGGTGAGCCGGATATATCCCAGGGAAAATTGGCTCCGAACCAGCATCTCGGCGCACACGTACACACCACCAACCCTCGAAGAACGGAAACGCAATGAATTGTCCAGCGACAACGATGATCTCATCACCCAAATCAAACAGCTCGTCTCGCGCCCTGAACACGCAGACCTGAAACATGCCGTCGAAGACTACATCCTGTTTCAATCCCGGAAGAAGAAACACGAGTCTGCGTCGCAGCAGCTTTACGAATTCCACGCGAATCAAATCTGGGAGTTCCTCGGCGACAACGAATGGAGTGATCTCGATTCAATTCTCGACTCCCTGCAAATCTCTAGGGCCAAGGCCTACCGGATCATTCGCACCTGGGCGGTTGCCGGGATCGCAGATGTCGTTGATCGCAGTCACCCTGACGGATTTAACTTTAAGCTGCTATACGATTTCAGGAAGCGTATCCCGATTCTCCCCCCAGTCCGATACGTTCTCGACAGGGAAGAGTTCGTCAGCTTCGAATCCCGCTATAGCCAATCCGTCCAGAAGCAGTACGTCGAACGCAAGTCAAATGCGAAGTATCAATGAAATTCCCTTCGTTTACGTACAATCTATCCTGGGTTCATTTTTTAATTCTGGTTTTGGTTTAGCCTTCCGCAAAGTATATACCTGTGCTGGTGGAGAGTTAGTTGTATTGCTCAGTCAGCACAAGGTGAACAGGCTGCGGTAATCTTCAGGGATGAGTTTGCCGCACACAGCATGTTCCTTTCACCATTCATCCCCCGGCGTGGCCTATCGGATTCCTTTGTACGATAAGCCACGCCACTTTTTCTATTCGCAGAAAATCTCCTCTTGGGTTGCCGGTTAAGAATTTTGCATGTTTTATTCTCTCATGGGCTCTGGAGATTCTTATAAGTTTACAGCCAAGGACTTCTATACACTTTTGGACAAGCAGCAGTATCGTTGCAGGCTGTCAGGGCGAGAACTCACCCCTGAAAACACTGACGGTGAGCACATTTTGCCGCTGGAGCTTGGAGGCCAACACCAGCCTGAAAACATTTGCCTTGTCGTGAGGGATGTAGCGCGGCTGAAACGCCACCTGACCGAACAAGCTGTCGTTGAGCTCTGCTACGATATACTGAAAAACAGAGGCCTTGAATTTGACTTTAATGTATCCAAAGTTTCTTGAAACCAGAGCTTGGGTAATCTGCAATAACTTCAATCAGAGAAGTACCCGCTTTCTCGGCGCCCCTCAAAGAAGCAAATCACGCAACATCATTCATCGCCAGGCCTGGAACCAGACATCACGCAGAATCTACCGTTACTTTTTCTATCGAACCAATGAGGCATCCGGGCAACCAAAATCATCAGGTGTTCCGTCTCCTTGGGCTCTTCGCATCCAAGGTCTTATACGCGAGCTGCGGCGTCGAGGCAGTGATGGTCGTCAACTCTGGCAACGCCGCATTTTCCAAATCCTCGAAGTATGGTCGTACAATCCACGACCGCGGCAACCGGCAGCAAATGCGGCTTGGCAAATCTGTTCCGGTATTCTCACCGCGGCCAACCATTGGCGAAGACGAAGCCGTAATGTGCTTAAGGGAATCCCAACGTGGACAAATGTCTTATGGCGTGTAGCTTGGCTGAACCGACGCACTGCAATTTCCAAGGACAGGCCAGACTGGCAGGTCAGGTATCGAATCATTGTATCCACAAGTTTCCGGAACCGTGCTCTGGGATGGAATCGAACCTATCACCGAATCTTGCAAGTTTTATAGCCTACCGTTTTTGCTTCGCAACCTTTCTATCCCAACGGAGTTCCCTCAACCGTTGGATGAATAAAACACTAAAACCGATGATAATGATCATGTTAATGATGATTAACTTCAACACCTCGCCGAAGACGGCGAGGGAATGATAAAGGGTGTGGACCGGCAACTCCCCCATACCGACGAGGTAAGATCGCACCGCCTCAGTGGCTACCGCGCAGCGGGTAGACCCTAAAACGATCACAACCACCGACCGCTCCGACTGAAGTCTTCGGACTGAAAGTCCTCGCAGTCACCCCTGTCCGGCTCGCTCCAGCACAGAGTCGACATCGAGTCGCGAAGCGACCTCGACTACATAGGGTCAAAGGACCCACCCCCACAAGGGGTCTACCAACAGCTGCACTGAAATTCTGCCACGGTCGGGCACATGCCCTGCCAACGCTCTTCGAGACTGCGGGCGCCCGGCACAGCCGGAGTCACGTCCAAGTGGCAGATTTCTAAACCCACGACCGGAGTCGCATACAGCGAGGGCCTCAAATCCTCGCAACGGCAAAAGAGTGATTAATTCACTGCGCTGTCTCTTCGGACAATCCGAATGAAGCCCCGGTTCCAAGGCAGAGCTATATAACCGTAGAACCTGTCAGAGCGGCAAAAAGGCAAATCTTCCCGACTGCAATATCATGTTTGTTAGCGTCACCTGACATTCTCCTGGTATGCACTTTGCTCAATGTTCTTCGTAAGCTGGGATAAAATTTCCTGCTCAACTACCATTTAACAACATTCCTTGACCTTTAGAGAAAATCGATGAAGAAATTCGCGAAAAAAAATTTGAACACCTATACACATATCTCAAGTAATCGGCAAACTCCCTCCGACATGTACCCAATCGTCATTTTACTTGCTGTCTTGACCCTGTTTGCCAAGCCTGAACCAGAAATTGAATTAAACGCGATTGTTCTATACGGTTGTTTGAGACCAACCTGAATAAGCGCAGCGTGACCGGCCGAGAGGCCTCCATTACTTGTATGGGGGTCTTTTTGCGTATTTGACTTCGGTCACGCTACGCCTGAAGGCCGTCTCAACCCTATGGGTAGTGGGGGCCACTCGGCTCAATTCCTCTTCCCGACAGTCCCGTTCACTTCAAGTAAGCACCGAAATTCACCGCGACTGCTGATGACACTGAAGTAATTTCGACGACCATGAACAGTCATCGGGGACTTTTAGAGATCAGAGTGCTTTGAACTTTGGTGTGTCAGACTTTGGAGGAATCGATGAAACAAATTCTAATGATCTTATGCGGATGCGTGCTCCTGCCGCTTTTCGCAACAAATAAAGGGTATGAGGTAATTACCGACAGGAAGACAAAATCTTGGGTGGAGCAAAAAGTCCGCAGCAACCCCAAAAAGTACCTGCAACAAAGCTACCAATGCGAAAAAAAGAGCAAGCTGGTTTTTCAAACAATCGGCCTCATGACTTTTGATTGCGTCATTGATGGCAATCGCGGTATCACAAAAGAAATCAAGCAGTACGATTATCAAGTGAAATGCGAGAATGGCCCGCGCAACGAATACTCCGCCAACTACGATGGCCAAGGGAGTGGTTCGTTCCTTGTCGATCCAAAAGGTCGCATCGGCTTCAGTAACGGGGAGCTCTGCCGGCCATGAGAACATACCAAGTCGTGTCGCTTAAATGGTTCTATTTGATTTTCGTATCCGTCTCGATCCAGACAGCAATAACCGCTGCCACGAAGAATGATTACAGGCAGAAATGGGAAATAGCCGTTCGAGCAGAAATGAAGCCTAACGCAATTTCATTTATCAATGCGGTTAAGGGAAGGAAGTACAAATGGGTAGAGGCCGAGATAAAAAAAGGGACGAATCCCAACCAAATGTTTTATGGAGTATTCTCTGATGCGCAAAGCATCATCTTTCCCATTGAGGAGTCAATCCGAAATGGTGACATCAGAATGTTTGATATTCTTGCCCCAGTTTCAGATTACGATTGCGCTTTAATCACAATGTATGAACCTGAAAAAGGCATAGATCGGGACTATATGCGAAATGTCGTCGGCTCGCTTTTATGGGAAAGCTACCACCGCGAAACATCCCGCAGTCTATTGCGGCACGCATTGGAGCAGTACCCCAGAATTAGAAGAGGATTGGACGAAGGTGGACACGGCATGGGGTTAAACGTAAACCAATCTCCGCGAGAAAAATGGACAGGGTTAACCACAGAGGCTTGCTCAACGAATGACACAAAAGATTGCGCAAAATTTAAGGCTGTTTTAGATATCATAAATGAATTTGCCCCGCAGGGTGCAGCACAGTCGCCCGCAAATTCAGATATGTCACCATCTGAGCCGCAACCTTAACTCATATGCGAGCCGACTTCCTGGTCATAACCGGTAATCGGTGGAGGCTTTGATATGTCCGAAATCTTCGGTGTCAAGCGCCTCAAAACCATAGATGATTGGATTGAGGTAGTAACCAGACGACACTATAAGCAGGGCCATAGCGCATACGAGTGCGCACACCGCTGGAAAAATGTTGGATCAAGATTTCCCGAGCCGATAGCTTCGATCTGCCGCAAGTCGCGTCTTCAAGTGCTCGAAGGGATGGAGATCAAGCAACTCTATGCCGAATTTCCTGTTTGGCTCGATACACATTCAACCCCGAGCAAGAACGATCTGATGATATTCGCAGAGGGGCCAGGCAACCGCAAGGTTGTTGTGGCAGTAGAAGCGAAATGCGATGAGAGCTTCGCTCAGCCCGTGGATACTTGGATCCGAACAGCGGACAAGCCCGTGCCGAGGCGCCAGCGAAAACTATTCAAAGGCGCCTATGGGCCCGTGGAGCGCAAGATCCGCCGGTTGAAATTTCTGAATGCCATTCTCTCTACGGACATCGGCGCGGAGAGCACGGTGAGATACCAACTGCTCCATCGGACTGCCTCAGCGGTCTTGACTGCTCGCCAGACATACGCCGAAGCTGCGGTTGTGCTCATACAGGCCTTTACGGAATCGGAGGGAAACTTCCGGGATTTTCAGGACTTCTGCAAGCTGCTTGGCTTCCCGAAAATTATCAAGAACACCGTTATTGGACCATACTTTACCGCTGCTTCACCAGAAGTCCCCTTGTTCTTGATCTATTTTCAGGATCGTCGTCAGGGTACTCGGCCTCACGATTCGTTATTTCCAGAATCTTCGACCACTCAAGCCGCCTGAGGACTTCTCTGGTTTAGCAGACAGGAATTTTCCTGTAGCTGCAAAGCAAACGAAAAGGAGAATCTTATGGAAACAGATGTTAAAGAAATGCTGCGAAAGTTATCGGCGCCTTTCCCTGAATCAGCGGTGAAATGGAGGGCGGCACTTTGCGGCCTGAGCGGCAAAGGTGAACCTTTCGCCCTGGTCGTGCCGTACGTTGACGCCAGAGCAATTCAGGATCGCCTCGATCAAGTGATCGGCGCTGAAAACTGGATGGCAGAATACAGGCAAGGCCCCGGGAATGGTACGATGTGCAAACTGAGCTTGCGCATCAACGGAGGTTGGGTGAGCAAAGAAGATGGTG
The sequence above is a segment of the Turneriella parva DSM 21527 genome. Coding sequences within it:
- a CDS encoding H+transporting two-sector ATPase C subunit; this encodes METIIATTGLALMVGLSGIGSAIGLSMGGSSVLGMIKKKPEAFGNALVLSGLPATQGLYGFVAFILYSADVKAGITMFHAAVVFGAGLAVGLVCFISAIQQANVCSSGIQAIGGGHDAFGKTMILAAFPEFYAILSLVAAILMKGLL
- a CDS encoding HDOD domain-containing protein codes for the protein MSGVLLSRDPAQLEVSLRDLHLPFQPQVLSAVLGLRDDTRMDFIELDRLIRADQNIASIILKMANSSFYSRGQEIRTLPQAIGMIGFRTIVSIVAAASAKSIFMSGNYARFRRYVWQHSLVTSIIAKIICEQLHWKNLTEEVFIGGLLHDIGKVILNHLDREKYIEVFNKTFETSKPFREAERELFGVDNGVVGQMVIKIWNLPTVYREVAVFIHRPADAALSHLPEKDQQIIRIVGLANQIAKANEFGFFEANSSVTTSDFFAALGILPGSALESINWNEAIEKDPYYQVFSFIG
- a CDS encoding adenylate/guanylate cyclase domain-containing protein; amino-acid sequence: MAEQNATEAGEILFETTAYELYSGVKTQIKEGVRKVIFDLGRRQLAGPVISIVLELADNALKALYKHVFFEYAIKETGLGDIPYEQWNSIFQDEIETNYARNFERVCREQGLAIIVRLSRHGESLRLEVINDGAPKSEEYDYLKKLLKDSAHSQSIYRYVDAEEQTGDGKPVETPGLGWTLIFLTLKGLGLSPHNFQFVVGKTRTTARVDFPLDVFHVGDAGKVKILEASEAKDKLVAHIFSELHLGVVVFNEKGDVLQVSRDLLDQLGMRENNVEDFPRLLKARFAEDVFSGPFSVNLVNHFENYRLKVATIDGKRELLFNISGILNRELKQVETCWQLINLTQDAGNLSEGSIFENVHLQSIIRPYIPGMILEKARDSLRHGFLHLPNEHRELSIFFLDLIGFTTTSEKLDPAKVIDLLNLSMGIAVKSIEVHHGYIDKFLGDGIMAIFIDPLEAVIAGFEIQKNFGGLNEYRKISGEEPIEMRIGINTGMVILGSVGTRKRMDWTALGDVVNTASRIEKSGEAGSVLVSQATYEKVKDHVTVRRSFSQKVKGKEQQIMLHFLQSVSYLRGGEKKLIEL
- a CDS encoding radical SAM protein is translated as MDTADFANILFAGPCNRFCPFCIGKEVAENLNASNLSIFPPLGWQAFVAEVKRLQIGEVVFTGTTTDPHLYRYEAQLIDLVRADLPQAKISIHTNGALSLKKIKIFNRYDRACISLPTLNPQTYARMMGVPKVPDLRRIIEASEIPVKVSSIINEHNVDEVDLFLKQLSALGVKRVVLRRLFGDLRQWKILPDRVPVRYYRKNPVYEIDGLEVTWWNFDETASSSINLFADGTLSKEYLLVRAPAR
- a CDS encoding transposase, with amino-acid sequence MKKIKTLMHEELTKKFIETKLPHPSEDKHVDTILQSRPVPQADSVVLYSASQRANQGRKRFKHTGQTASIYLSDKLGGAQRGPLVHTLSWKGGPVIYDSIPNNQAQTLRRLLDKYIPKDVPVFTDEGYKFYFRINKNHRMVNHNRKSSDPRYRWARNRWSINGVHNQVAEGNHRNLKYNFIAGYSYITPKYSQLYLNEYAFWKNLKYYGWSKLTVLRPEDQTTATTKTTSLSNHQPVNEVPTTSTTRTTSSSDTESRSDAQSNFDSTLSRSSKAHASAKKKCIELLSESCINPVSRVRPDMEEVTGSASERSSGSIVFRKKSGDTVQGSGETTKSGPIPPSHDLGKVSRIYPRENWLRTSISAHTYTPPTLEERKRNELSSDNDDLITQIKQLVSRPEHADLKHAVEDYILFQSRKKKHESASQQLYEFHANQIWEFLGDNEWSDLDSILDSLQISRAKAYRIIRTWAVAGIADVVDRSHPDGFNFKLLYDFRKRIPILPPVRYVLDREEFVSFESRYSQSVQKQYVERKSNAKYQ
- a CDS encoding HNH endonuclease, encoding MFYSLMGSGDSYKFTAKDFYTLLDKQQYRCRLSGRELTPENTDGEHILPLELGGQHQPENICLVVRDVARLKRHLTEQAVVELCYDILKNRGLEFDFNVSKVS
- a CDS encoding DUF6946 family protein — protein: MSEIFGVKRLKTIDDWIEVVTRRHYKQGHSAYECAHRWKNVGSRFPEPIASICRKSRLQVLEGMEIKQLYAEFPVWLDTHSTPSKNDLMIFAEGPGNRKVVVAVEAKCDESFAQPVDTWIRTADKPVPRRQRKLFKGAYGPVERKIRRLKFLNAILSTDIGAESTVRYQLLHRTASAVLTARQTYAEAAVVLIQAFTESEGNFRDFQDFCKLLGFPKIIKNTVIGPYFTAASPEVPLFLIYFQDRRQGTRPHDSLFPESSTTQAA